In Setaria italica strain Yugu1 chromosome I, Setaria_italica_v2.0, whole genome shotgun sequence, the genomic window AGTACATATGGAAACTACACTCTGGAAAGTGTAGAATGTAGAATCACGCAATTAGTGGAGAACAATATTTTTGGTTGCTTAAATGTAAAGAAAGACGGAGAATAATTCGCTGCGATTAGATTCTGAAAGAACTTATGCTGAAACCAAAGCTCCTGATCTACTGGAGAGTTTGTTTTTTAGAGCATCATATCTACTGGTGACTCTATATAACCCACAAAAAAATGGTTCTTTCCAATTGAATCCAATTatctgaaggaaaaaaaaatataatgggGGCGCAAGAAAACTCCACACCACCAACTGCCAGTTCATGTTACGTGGTTGTAGTTCAAGAGGAAAGGAGTACAGAGGCGTTGCCCGGGAGAATCCGCAATGGGGTGACCACAGCCCATTGTCTGTACGTGTTTGCCTTTTTCAGAACACATTCAACAAGCAAGTGAGGTGCCGCTTCAATGAGTGGAGAAGATTAGAAAGAGACACTTCCCATCACCAGTTGAAAAACTTGGTCATTTGCATCAAGCCTAGAAATATATACATAAGTATATATCATAATATACATGTAGCAGTAGTAATTTACAAAAACTTATTCTATATATGTGTATAGTACCTAAATTACATGAACCAGAAACTGCTAGTAAGTAGCAAGTACACTGGAAAGGTGATATCTGTACAACACATGCTGGAGCATTCTCTTTGGAATCTGTCATCCCAACAACCAAGCCACCACCCACACCCTCTCTACCCTCCCTCCCAAAGAGGAGCTCCTCCACTGCTCATGCTATATACATGCCAccaaatcgatcgacctcctAAAAACTAAAATCAAATCCTAGCTCCAAGAACATAAAAGGTATCAAGAAACGCTCAACTCACAGGCAGTACACTCTGAACAGGATGATCGGCCGGTGGCTCGGCGGAGATCCGGCgatggcgcggcggcgtggtgaGATGATCGGCCGGTGGAAAGGACGACGACGGAGCGATCGATCATCACCACCAGCCGTACACCACGCGGGAGCACTTGCCCTTGATCCAGGTGACGCCGCGGCGCACCGACTCCCGGACCTTGCCCTCGACGTCGTAGGTCTTGTACATCACCAGCCGCTTCCTCCGCTGCAGCTCGGCGtcgtccagcgccgccgccttcttggCCGCCGGGACCGCGGTGGCGGTGTCGTCCAGCGCGGCGAAGGACGGGGTGTACCCGCGGAGGTTCACGGACCGGCGGTTGGCGGAGGTCCAGTTGGTGACGCTGCCGGAGCGCTTcagctgcccgccgccgccgccgccgtcggccgtgATGGTGGGCCCGTAGGAGGCCGCGTAGGACGCGCTGTAGGACCGCAGGTTCAGACCGGGGGTCGGGcgggcgcccccgccgccggcggcaacgCTCTTGGTGCTCCCGCTCCgctgcaccggcggcggcgccgggcgcgcccACGAGCTCACGCTCCGGGCGCGCTTCACCACCCTCGAcgacgcctgcgccgccgccggccgcgcgtaGCTGGCGCTGTAGCTCCGGAtatccgccgcgccgccgtacACGCTGCCCCTCTCCGCGCACGACACCGACCTCTCCATTGGCATCTTTcaatctccctctctctccttctgcttctctccCTCGGCGAGCTCTGCTCTGCGACAAGCAAGCAATGGCGAGGCCGGTGGCGCGGGAGGGGGGCGCTTCTTATGGGCCAGCGGCGAGTGGTGTGTGGGGATGCTCGGATCCGCTGCGGGCGCTGTACCGTGAGGGCA contains:
- the LOC101758554 gene encoding uncharacterized protein LOC101758554, translating into MPMERSVSCAERGSVYGGAADIRSYSASYARPAAAQASSRVVKRARSVSSWARPAPPPVQRSGSTKSVAAGGGGARPTPGLNLRSYSASYAASYGPTITADGGGGGGQLKRSGSVTNWTSANRRSVNLRGYTPSFAALDDTATAVPAAKKAAALDDAELQRRKRLVMYKTYDVEGKVRESVRRGVTWIKGKCSRVVYGWW